ccaaaaatgcaaataatgatattaatgataataatagtaatgctaataataatagtagtagtagtagcaataataacgataataataatgataataatgataacaataatgattatatcaataatagtaataataaccataataatgataataatgataataatgatgatgccaataacgacaataataacattactactactattactactaataataataacaataatgataattattattattgatactaaaaTACATacctaaatcaataaataaacattgcACAATGCTTCCACCAATTTTTCAAGTGAGATGCATCTTTTTTCCATCAGATAAATAGGAACGGAGATTGGAACATTTACATGAACCAGCTGTTCTGGGGGCCTGGAGTGGTGGTCGGGAACAGGTGGCACCAAGGAGCCTTCACCAGTGCCAGTGACCTTTTCCCGGATAAGGTGTCGGACCTGAGGGGGGCGACGATAAAGGTCTGATTAGCTTATCGATacgtaggaggggggaagggagggagggagatagggagggagggaaggaggtagggagggagggaaggagggaaggaggtagggagggagggaaggaggtagggaaggagggagggagatagggagggagggaaggaggtagggagggagggaaggagatagggagggagggagggagatagggagggagggaaggaggtagggagggagggagggagatagggagggagggaaggaggtagggagggagggaaggagggaaggagatagggagggagggaaggaggtagggaaggagggagggagatagggagcgaaggaaggaggtagggagggagggaaggagatagggagggagggagggagatagggagggagggaaggaggtagggagggagggagggagatagggagggagggaaggaggtagggaggatggaagagagatagggagggagggaaggaggtagggagggagggaaagaggtagggagggagggagggagatagggagggagggaaggagggagggagggagggagggagggagggagggagggagggagggaaggaggtagggagggagggagggagggagggagggagggaagggagggaggaagggaggaaggaggagaaggagggggtgagggagatggggagagagagaagaagggagggagggagaggaaggagggagcgagggagggagggagggagggagggcaggaagaagggagggaagggacggaggaagggaaggtgggagggagggagatagggagggagggaaggaggtagggagggaggaagggaggaaggaggagaaggagggggtgagggagatgggaagagagagaagaagggagggagggagggaaggagggagcgagggacggagggcaggaagaagggagggaagggacggaggaagggagagagcgagataagtaggtgggtgggtagataggtaggtgagaaggtaaatagataggtaaatggatgaatgggtaagtgggtaggtagttatacaggtaaatagataatagTTAAAGcaatatcattcatatcatcattattttttatagaaaTATGATCATTGTCATCTTATCTATAAAAATCTTTATTGATTGTCTTCATTATTGCCTATACACACgaccattactatgattattagtaacatatcattataatcattatcagtataattatcatcattatcatcatcatcatcattatcaccttaatcattagcaatataattatcatcgtcgtcatcataatcatcatcatcatcttaatcattatcaacataattatcatcatcatcatcattagcacacttataaccattgtaattattgAGTCATTATGGTTCTCTTtattcggttaggttaggttagatttcTTTCTTActacgttttttcttcttctttcacgtgtccttaatcttttcttttttttctctctctctctctccctctgtctttcaaatcatttttatcctttgtttATTAATTCTCCTTGTTTCTCGTTCACCttcgtctttgttgttgtttttatttttattttaatatattttccttcGTTCATTCTAGCTTTCCCTACTcccaattctttcttttttctctaatctttctttctttctttctttctttgtagaatctacattttcatttccattctttgtctttcttctttttgttttgttgttgttcttttacgTTCCTTCTATCTTTACCTCTggtctttaattttcctttttacgttccttctatctttccattCCCCTTATCCCTTCTTTCTTGTATTTCCGTCTTTTCTTCTACCACTTTCATTCATGTTCCGTGATTCTCATTCTCAATCTTTCTCGCCTTCCATTAATCcgtctttttttattcctctttcatcctccattCTATCTCCCCATTTTTAtcacccctctctgtctcttctcatctcccattACAACCCACCAGGTGATCTCCTTCGAATACGCTCCTCACGTGTTTTACGTCAAGAACAGCACGCAGATGTACGGGCGCGATGTCGAGGTGATCAGGGCGGTCGCTAAGGTCCTCAACTTCACCGCCGTCTTCGAGGAGCCGCCACTGGGTAACTTCAGGAAGCTGAGTTTTCAGAAAGCTCAGTAAATCGAGGGTTGGGAGTCCGTTCAGCTTCTCGGGTGTCTTTCAGGAAACGCTGAATGATATAGCTCTAATTCTGAAAGTTCGATAAGTAGATTGTAATGAAATAACTATTGTATAAATTTCTCCCTTGTGATTCAAGAGACCCtaaaagataaaatatgaaaatgtaaagTTTGGCAAATATGATAGGAGGACGGTAGCTCTAGCCTCAAGTTCCGGCTGTTGTTTATGTCAATTTCACGGTCACCAACTTCCAACTTTCCAGCTAagttcaatagatagataaaaagaagtcAGTTATAACTTAGCTGGCGTTGAAAAGCCGTTATAGTATGCATAATTTTTTATGTCAaagcataattattgttgtttcaaaatatttacaattataatagtttattattatatcaatatttacattcATGTTTAAACTAGAATATGAATAGAAAGTAAACAAAGGCATAGACCATGGTTTCTCAATTGACTGACAGATCAAGTAGCCGCCTATTTCAAGTTGTTGAGGCCGCAGACCCCGTGAATAATCGGAGAAATGTCGAATTCTAATTAgcttcattcattctcttccgacttttcttgctcttttttttattctctataaCATGAAACATTAGCAAGAGTGATCCATAGCGAGCTTCCGCGGTCATGATTTGTTATTATGCCTCTATTCCACGGGGCAGAGCCGATGGTTCTTTTCGCAGTGTAACCAACACGGATGGGTGGGTTGATTCCAACCCACTGATAACCGTTGGATTCCAGTGAAATATATGGGTAGCCTAACATTAGCTTTACTGATCTTTATTGAGATACATGACTCGAACGTGTCGACAAAAGGACCAACGTCTTCCCCCGGATGCTGACAGAGGGAAGATAATGCCTTCAAGAAGACTATTGGagtgtgcacccccccccccccccctgccccatcttatgcgtcttctttctctttggctGGTGCAAAGTagcataatatttatcataagttGGATATGAGTGCAATTACCTTAACGAGTATTGTAATAGATATAGCGACTTCAGTCTCAGCTAagagaaaaactggcaactcgccCCGGATTCCAATTGTTTTTAATAATCATCGGCTGATGATTAATAGttgtctttacatatgtatatacatatatattaattatagtcATTGAAATTCGTTGTTTTTTATGCGACCTTATTTTCTCAAAACGATTTGGCAAATTGGAGTACACTAGTATCCTTAAATCGGACGCAGTATCGGTTCCACGTCAATccgattttttttgtttcgtccTATTTCGTTACTTATATTTGTAAGGCATGAGTAcggctcttcttttttttttctatctttctttctttatccatttccATATTTTCATgttgaaaagaaaaggataaacaaaaaaaaaaaagaaaaaaaaaaacataaaaaactcgCTTGTTGAAACAGGATACAAAGATATACCCTTAAAACTGactgttcttcttccttctctcccccacgtTCTCTCACGTTCAAAATTGGATTCGAAAGTCAACCTAATACAGCATCATACCCGCCCAGGACAGATGTGGGGCAAGCGGCTGCCGAACGGGACGTGGGACGGCCTCGTGGGCTTGTTGGGCCGCAACGAAGCGCACATCGGCGTCGCCAACTCCTTCATCAGCGACAACAACGGCCGGCTCAGAGTGCTGGAGTATTCGCAGCCGTACGATGTCGATGTAAGTGCGCTCTCGCTGTATCGATCGCCCTCTggttctgtttgtatgtttgtctgttcgtctgtctgtctgtctgtcagttgtctgtatgtctgttgtctgtatgtctgttgtctgtatgtctgttgtctgtctgtctgttgtctgtatgtctgttgtctgtatgtctgttgtctgtatgtctgttgtctgtctgtctgtctgttgtctgtatgtctgttgtctgtctgtatgtctgtctgttatctgtatgtctgtctgtctgttgtctgtatctctgtctgtctgtctgtttgtctgtctgtctgtctgttcgtctgtctgtctgtctattcgtctgtctgtctgtctgtctgttgtctgtatgtatgtcgtctgtctgtctgtctgttgtctgtatgtctgttcgtctgtctgtctgttgtctgtatgtctgtctgtctgttgtctgtatgtctgtcgtctgtctgttgtctgtatgtctgttcgtctgtctgtctgtctgttgtctgtctgtctgtctgtgtctgtatgtctgttgtctgtcgtctgtctatctgtctgtatgtctgtctgatgtctgtatgtctgtctgtctgttcgtctgtctgtctgtctgtctgtctgtctgttcgtctgtctgtctgtctctcttcagttctcttctcttctttactcttctctcgcCTCGTCTTTCTGTCAGTTTGACTGTTttcacatgtgtgagtgtgtgtatatatgtatgcatgtatgtgtgtgtgtgtgtgcgtgtgtgtgtgtgtgtggtgtgcgtgtgcgtgtgcgtgtgcgtgtgcgtgtgcgtgtgcgtgggcgtgtgtgtatgtcaacaattatatagatacataaacaatccaatataaataaatataaatacgcacatatatatatacatatatgtctgtgtctatctatacatctgtctatatatgtatgtattatatatatacaaacatacatacatataaatgtgtgttatatacatgtattatacatatacatctataaacatatatgacaCGCCTtaacgagtatatatacacacccacacacacacacacacacacacacacacacacacacacacacacacacacacatatatatatatgtatgtatatacatatatatgtatgtgtatatatatatatttgtgtgtgtgacatatacgtctatatacatatatatgtgatatgtttgtaggtttgtatgtatgtgtgtgtatatgcatatatatatatacatggtataaaaacccacactgtaaaactagattactttttcaattaaatctagttttacagtgtgggtttttataccatagtatcaacacggcagtgtgttttctcctttcatatatatacatatacatatgtatatacatatacatgtgcaaatgtatgcatatatatttacatataaattatatacatgtctatttccatatatatatgtaatatatatatatatatatatatatatatatatgtatatgtatatatatatatatgcatgtgtatatatatttatattatatccaatttatatatacatatatatatatgaatgtgtgtatatatgcatatctgtgtgtgtgtgtgtgtgtgtgtatatatatatagttacttggatagatagttaaatataatTAGGAAATATTGCTCTTATATTTCGTCCaatttcaggaaaggaaaaactggcaactcaccccagaACTTTGGAGTACTCTGATTCGCCAAAtctatttaaaaaaacataatagtaacATAAAACAATAGAGATCTTATATAAGTTTTAAAATACCAAACATTTGTTGACGTACGTGTGAACTGTCGGCAGATCAGGCTTGAAAAAGAGACGGCGAATCGGAGTGCACCAAAGTCGGGGTGATTCGCCAGTTGTCCATGCCCTGCGTTCCGTTTGGCGCTTCGTACCGCGACGAAGCGATCCATTTCACGGAACGGGTTGTAGCGCGATACCTGAATAACTCACATCTCCCCTGCCCTTGCCCGCCCAACCTCGCCCTTTCGCAGGAGAGCTGCTTTCTGATCCGCTCCGCCGCCGAACTCCCGCGCTGGCAGTCCCTCGCCCTCCCGTTCACGCCGTACGTCTGGCTGGGGGTCGTCGTCGCCTTCGTCTGCACTTCGCCCTTCCTCTTCTGGCTGGCCAAGGGTGGCGAGGcgaggtgggtaggggagggatgtgtgtgtgtgtgtgtgtgtgtgtgtgtgtgtgtgtgtgtgtgtgtgtgtgtgtgtgtgtgtgtgtgtgtgtgtgtgagtgtgtgtgtgtttatggtcaTGAATTATTTCAGTTGCATTcctgcaaagagaaaaagaaagtagtgCCAAATATTAGTGTGCATATCCTGAATGAAAACACGTGTGAGTAGTGGCATCCAGAACCCTCTGTCCCTCCAGCAGAGGAGAGAGCTTCAGGAGCCTGGCCGACGCGTACCTGTGCGCGTGGGGGATCCAGTTACGCGAGCCCCATACATTCTACCCCGTGTGCACGTCGACCCGGATTTTCGTGGCATCCTTGTGGTTCTCCTCCGTCATCCTCACCATGGCTTATTCGTCCCACCTGACGGCCTTCCTCACTATCAGGACGAGGCCGGACGTCCTCAAGACCTTCAAGGAACTATATGAAGCCAACATCGACGTTTCCAGCATTGGCGAGTTCTTCAACATCTCTATGGCGGCCACCGGGAACTATCATCTTCAGGTGGGATTTCGTTTTCTTGGACACACAAAATGAAATACCGGGACACGCGTACAGTTGCCTGCACTGGTACACCCATTAACGGTGGACAGTGGAAACGGCAACtctgtgtttatttacattttcgtACTACATACTGCTTGAATATAATGGAGTAAATGTAATTTGAAACATTAGTTTACCAagtttgaaattttatttttattcatcaatGCCATCACAAGTGTCTATGTTTAGATATAACACTTAGGTAACTAGTAATTTATAACCAGCCCTCACTCTGAGCATTGTAGCTTTGGGAAGGGACATGTCGTGCTCGAGGCTTACAGGATATGGCTTGTGAGGCTGGGGTTATGGAATTCCAGTAAATGCCTTGTTATACCATGAAATCAGTAACGGAGGGGTGGCGTAAATTACAATACTTTTTTCGAATAAGCACCCATCTAAAGACTCGAAGGAGATACCTACTGCTCCATGTGGACAAATGTCCAAATTTCTGGACATACATTTTCATGTTCGTGTTTCAATGCTTTAATGAACTGAAATACGCTCAATATAAATTAAAAAGCGAACAGTCTGGCAATTTGGTAACTAATTTGTTGGCGCAACCCAATACGAATTTCTGAACCGTGTCGAATAGTAGAGCgtgcgcccgcacacacacacacacacacacacacacacacacacacacacacacacacacacacacacacacacacacacacacacatacacacacacacacacatacacacacacacacacacacacacacacacacacacacacacacacacacacacacacacacacacacacacacacacctgctctcACACCAGGTACACCCGTTTTCGTTGGACAACAGAAGAAGCAGCTCGATGTTTGTTGACATTCTTGTACTACATACGACTTAAATGGATTATAGCTTGAGATTACTCGGGTACAAGATTCTGATCAAAGCATTGAAACGTTACCCTAAAAGCACACAATATTTGGATAATTCTGCCATGGACAGTATTTGCAGTCGTTTTTTTTCCAAGCTAGCACTTCTTTGCAAAGAAATTGCTTAGTGTGTgaattatgtgtgtctgtgtatgcgagcgtgcatgtgtgtatgtgtgtgtgtagtgtatatatatgtgtgtctgtttatttatatacatatatgtgtatgtgtgcacatgtgtgtgcgcgtacgcttgtgtgtgtgtgtgtgtgtgtgtgtgtgtgtgtgtgtgtgtgtgtgtgtgtgtgtgtgtgtgtgtgtgtgtgtgtgtgtgcacgcgagcgtgtgtgcatgtctgtatatgtgcgcatgtagACATTAAAAACGCCTCTTTTAGTGTGTAGGTATTAGCTGCTCCTTTAATATAAACAGATAatctttacctcttccctccaGAGCCTGACTAAACGTTATTTCATATCCAAAAACGTGGACGAGGCTTTGGTGCAAGTGAAGCTCGGGAGAACAGCTATGATAGCAGGTCGAAAGTCCTTAGAATATCTCATCAGCACGCAGTTTTCATCTTCCGGGGAGCCCACCATGAGAGTGATGAAGGTATCTTGATGTCGTATAGTGTGTCCAATCTCGGGGAAGAAGAAAACTCGCAATTCACCTCAGTTTCGAATTGGCAAATTTCGTTTTTTTAGGCTAATCATTTGATGCTAAATACTTGCTTTCACAagcgtatgtttttttgttttgtttttttacttttagatAATATTTCTACTGCTTCAACACCACTTTTTTATTCAGAGAAGGAACTTGGCAAATCGGGGTGTTTCAAAGTCTAGGGCAAGAGAGTTGCCAGTTCTTTCTTTTCTGAGACTGGATGTGGTATAGTTTAGATCTTTTGTGTAAAAGCAGGTTAGAGTAAACACTTCTTCACTAAACTTTGTTTTAGACATTTGACATCCGGTCGAATGAACGTGGAACATCTCACCAACGCGCAGTTCGCATCCGACGGCACGAAACTGGAGACTTTTTGATATCTTGTAGTTTAGTTTATATCTTTGAAGTCAATAGAacttcaaacacacactcaattcCACCACCTCACCCACCATTAGTGCAATGAGGGTCTGTTATTACTGGGGTAGGATTTCATGCAATCTTTGGGCTTCTCTTTCGGATAAAAGTCTTATCGTGAATGGAGCTTCGAAATCCTCTTAGCCTAAGCAAGTGCTTCGTTCCTTGGATATATGAGACGAAATTCTAAATTTTACTTTGACCGTAACTATACAGCGTGGACTTCGGAAATCGTCCCTGTTAATGCTGACAGCTTgaatttgctttgttttttttttagccattaGGTTGATTGCTATTGCTTGTAAAAGCATAACAAGAGGTACATTTTTCACttccttaatattattaatatttcttcattttcacttCTTGGTCAATATACTAAAATCTAAGTAgcctgtatttgtttttattgtcaaaagcgagtatttttttcagtgtgattttgtaactatatatgtgtCCTTACTTGTGGCGCGTGTATTGTCCATTCCGTGACCTCCCGCAGGAGTGCTTCGCCCCTTACAGCGTAGGCGTGACTCTTCAGCGGCACACGCCCCTGAAGAGGAACATTAACCTGGCCCTCGAGAGGATGGTCGAGAGCGGCCTCGTCACCCGCTGGTTCTCCGAAGCCCTCTCGCGCCACCGGAGGgtaagcaccatcatcatcatcattattaccatcattatcaatattattactactaatactactactactactactggtagtagtagtagtactaccacTAGTAGTggcagtatcaccattatcattatcatcattgtatttagtCCTTAGATTAGATTCCTTTTTGCATTttcgaaagagaagaaatgatcgGAAATGCATTAATATCAGTAAGATTCTGTTTTCCaatgcgtatatctatatatcaatcgatcgatctatctgctCTTACCCAATTTTgtgtataacttttttttcttttctttttattcatcccCTTAGTCAACTGAAGTGGACACCGACCAAACGGACGCCGACGAAAGAAATCACGTAACCCCGCTCAACATACACCACATGCAAGGCGTTTTCCTCATCCTGATCTTCGGTTACGTCGCATCCACCGTCGTCTTTGTGATCGAGGTCCTGCGAGATAAAAATGCGCCGTGAGAGACCGAAGAGCGACTTGGATCACTCCGATTGAGGGATTTGtcgatttatgtgtttatatgttttatcaatttatttgtttattaggtAATATGCTTGTTTATCCGTCTATCAGTTTGTTGATTGATATGTCTTTACACTTGTTTATAGGTTTATCGGCTAATCTACATGTTTTCCTATTTTAATATTCATCATTTAATTGACTTCTGTGCCGATCTATCAGTATGTTAATTAATCTTTTCTTCTGTGCTGgaattatgattgatatcatcaaTTAGTCCATTTACATCTTGAGATGTAaatgtttatctctatctatcaatcggcGACTTACGAAAGGATCGAATTCGACGACTGACTACGGATTACCGGATGCACGTGTTGCCGTTCGTGGATGTAGCTGTGACGTAGCGCAATAAAAGAATTTGATTTATAGAAATGTCACTGAATATTATCTTCAGTGCTAAAAATGTTGCACTTGGTAATTGTCATCGTAACTGTTTCAATGGTTTGTCACATTCAGATTTCCGAACGATGCATTGGATTTTGTATCCATGTTCACACGTTTGTGTATTAATAAACTGCAGATACCAGCTGTGTTTGATTGAGCAAAgaaagtgtgtgggggggaaagagggagagagagagaagtagaatgacaggcagacaaacaaacaaacaaaacagagaaagaggcaagaagtttgcacacacacacacaaacacacacacacacacccacatacacacacacacacacacacacacacacacatttatatatatatatatatacatatatatatatgtatatatatatatatttatatatatatatgtgtgtgtgtgtgtgtgtgtatgtgtgtgtgattgtgtgtgtgcatacatacatatacgtgtgtatgtgtattgtatgcatatgtatgcatgtgtgtgtataaatatgtgtgtttatgtatatatatatatatatatatatatatatatatatgtacacacacacacagacacacacacacacacacacacacaaacacacacacacacacacacacacacacacacatatatatatatatatatatatatatatatatgtatacatatatatttgtgtgtgtgtatacatatatataggtatatatatatatatatatatatatatatatatatatatatatgtacatatatatatgattgtgtgtgtgcatacatacatattcgtgtgtgtgatgtgtgtacgGACACTTGCAAAGAAAAAGAGGGACGTGGGAGCtgcaagagcgagggagagccgTTCGCAATTGTCTGTGTcaggcagtggttcttaacctttttattACTATGCCTCccttaggaatttgtccttccctctacGCTCCCCTTACATCTATGAAGAAAAGTccctcacatatttttttttaaatgtatagatatgtccTAAGCA
The sequence above is drawn from the Penaeus chinensis breed Huanghai No. 1 chromosome 17, ASM1920278v2, whole genome shotgun sequence genome and encodes:
- the LOC125033955 gene encoding uncharacterized protein LOC125033955, which produces MAYSSHLTAFLTIRTRPDVLKTFKELYEANIDVSSIGEFFNISMAATGNYHLQSLTKRYFISKNVDEALVQVKLGRTAMIAGRKSLEYLISTQFSSSGEPTMRVMKECFAPYSVGVTLQRHTPLKRNINLALERMVESGLVTRWFSEALSRHRRSTEVDTDQTDADERNHVTPLNIHHMQGVFLILIFGYVASTVVFVIEVLRDKNAP